GGAGAGCAGCAGCAACGAAGAGGCGATGAGACGTCGCATCGGGTGGGTGCTCTCGCGTCAGGGGTTGGGGCTGGGGGACGTGGCTTCTTCCCCGTTGGCGTTGGCCATGGCCTTGGTACGGGCCTCGGCGGCGAAGCGGGCGGCCTTCTCGGCGAAGTCCACCCCGGCCTGGAAGTCCGAGTAGCCGACCTCCTCGCGCGCCTTGCGGATGTAGAGGTTGGCGGCCGTCCACTCGTACGGGGCGAGCTTCTCGGCGCCAGCGGTGCGGGCCGCCTGGATCTGCACCTCGGCGTCCAGCAGGTTCGAGGTGGACCTCAGGGGGCCGCACCCGGCGACGGCTCCCGCCGCAGCCACCAGTACCAGGAGTCGCTTCATGGAAGGGGCCTCGGGATAAGGGCTGGAAGACACTGGAGCCCGGTCGTATCAATCGACTCGGGGAGGGTCAAGAATCGGTCAGTCGTACATCCCCGAGGGAGGGAGCGGGCCCGGCCGGGGTTTTGACAGCCTCGCTCCGGCCTTGTCATCGTGCCCCGCCGTGCGCACCCTGCCAGCCTGCCTGCTGCTCGCCCTCGTCCTCACCCCTCCGGCCCTCCTGGCCGCCCCGCCCTCCGTGCAGAAGCGCCTCGAGCGCCGCTCGGAGACGCAGGCGCTCGTCAATGACGTGCTCGCGGGGAAGCTGGCGGTGCCCACCGCCATCTCCCGGCTGCGCATCCTCCGGGAGGAGGGCTACGCGGCGGGGTTGATCATCAAGGACCTTCCCCAGGTGCTGGAGCCCCGGCGGCTGCGGGACGTGACGGCGGTGCTGGCGGGGTTGGAGACGCGCGCGGCCGAGCCCACCCTGGTGGACCTGGCCGGGCACGAGGACGGAGCGGTGCGCATGTACGCCGTCCAGGGCCTGGGCAGGGTGCGCAGCCGGCGCGTGGACGTGATGCTGCCGCTGCTGGAGGACAAGTCGCTCGGGGTGCGCCGGGAGGCGGCGCGCGCGCTCGGGGCCACCGGCAACGCGCAGATGGGCAAGCCGCTGCTCACCGCGGCGCGCGCGGAGTCGGATCCGCAGACGCGCGTGATGATGCTGGAGGCGGTGGGCGCCGCCGGTGACAAGAAGCAGGCGCCGGCCCTCAAGGCCTTCCTCGACGACAGCTCGGAGAGCACCCGCTTCGCCGCCGCCCGCGGCCTGTGCCTGCTGGGGGCCCCCGAGGGCTTCGCCTTCGCGCGCAAGCTGCTCGCCTCCGAGGACAAGCACGTGCGCCGCCAGGGCCTGGCCCTCTACGAGGGCGTGTCCGCGAAGCAGTCCTCCCCCGCGCTCCGCCCGCTGCTGGAGGACAAGGACCGTACGCTCGCGGCCGGCGCGGCCCGCGTGCTCTACCAGGGAGGGGACAAGACGATGATGTCCTGGCTGGTGCTGGCCTCGTGGAACGCCCAGGGCGAGGAGAAGCTCGTCTACGAGAAGGAGCTGGAGACGCTCCACCTCGCCGACGACGAGCGCAAGGCGCTGCTGCGCAAGGCGGGGGTCGTGAAGTGAAGGCCTTCGCCCTCGTCTCGGCGCTGCTGGCCCAGACACCCGCCACCGCGCCAGCGGCTCCGGCCGGGCCTGGGGCACCGGCGCGCAACACGCTCAAGGAGCCCACGGTGGTGTGGGCCTCGCTCAGCCCCCAGGAGCGCGCCTCCTTCATCACCGGGGACGCGGGCCTGCCGCTCAAGGAGCGGCTGCTGCGGGTGAGCGAGCGCTTCCTGGGCACGCCCTACGTCCACTCTCCGCTGGGGGAGGGCAGCGGGGTGGATCCGGATCCCACCTTCCGGCTGGACGCGGTGGACTGCCTCACCTTCGTGGAGCAGGCGCTGGCCATGAGCCTGGCCACCGCCGAGCCCGAGGTGCCGGGGTGGCTCGAGCGCCTGCGCTACGCGAGCACGCCCACCTACGAGGACCGCAACCACCTGATGGAGGCCCAGTGGCTGCCCAACAACCAGCGCAAGGGCTTCCTCGCGGACGTGACGCGGCGCTACGGCGGTGAGGACACCGTCAAGGTGCAGAAGACGCTCACCGCGGTGACGTGGACCTCGCGCTCCTCGCTGGCGCTGGGGCTGCCCAGGACGCGCCAGCCGCGCGGCACCTACAGCCTGGACATGATTCCGCTGGAGCGGGTGATGGCGCACGCGCGCCAGGTGCCCTCGGGCACCATCCTCGTCGTGCTGCGCGAGGACCTGCCGCTCAAGGCCACCCGGGTGACGCACCTGGGCTTCGTGGTGCAGAAGGGCAAGCGCACCTGGCTGCGGCACGCCCGGCGCGGCCTGGACGGCAACGGCCGGGTGGTGGACGAGGACCTGGAGACCTTCCTCGCCCGCAACGCGAAGTACGACAAGTGGAAGGTCTCCGGCGTGAGCCTCTACGAGCCGCGCCGCCCCGACGCGGGCGGCGGCGAGCTCGTGCGCTCTCCGTGACGGTCCCGCCCCCCCACTCACTCGTCGTCGACTCCGAGTGGTGTGGGCGAGGGGCGCACATGCGCCTTCACTCAGAGGCTGCCAGGCGGGGGCGCCATGGCCTCCGTCTCGAGCTCCTCCTCCTCGGCGGCGCGGGCGGCCTCGTCGGCGGTGGAGTCCAGGCGGGCCTTCTCCTGCGCGAGCAGGGCGAGGGAACGCTGCAGGTGCTCCTCGCCGACCATGATCTCCCACCAGGGCTCCAGGGCGCCGGTGGTGAGCACGTCCACGGCGCCGCCGCGGCGCGGCCGGACGAAGACGGGGATGCGCTCGGCCTCCAGCACGCGCACGTAGTCCTCGGCGGTGAGGGGATCATCCGCCGTGGTGGCCCGGACGAACTTGCGGGTGTCGCTCTCGCTGGACAGCGGGATGTGGCGCTGGCTCATCGCCTCGGCGTCCACCAGCTGACTGCCCGGACAGTCGGCGCACTCCGTCACGCCATCCTGGTATTCGGAACCGCACTGCATGCAGTACTTCATCGTGCCTCCCTCCAGGACCACACCCTGGCAACCGGGCACGAGGTTAGCACGTGCGGCCTCAATGCCTGGCTGCTTCCCCCAGGCTTCCCACGGCGGCTGACAAACGCTCGACATCAATGGGCTTGCGGAGCACCACGTCACAACAGCCGGCGTCCACATTGGTGTAACCGGACACCAGGATGACACCCGCCTTGGGCTGGCGGTGTTTGACTTCCTGGGCGAGTTCGGTGCCACACATGCCGGGCAGCGACTCATCCGTGACCACCACGTCGGGGTGATCATTCTCGAAGGCGCGCAGCCCGGCCAGACCGTCTGGCGCCGTGACGACGTCGAAGTCCATCTCGAGCAGCTCCGCGAGAAGCTCCCGGCTGTCGCCGTCATCCTCGACCAGCAACACCTTGATTCGCTCTCCCATGCGACTGAGCAACCCGGGAGCCCTCCTGAAACGTCCGCGCCTCTCCAGCGCTCCGTTCCCAGTCAGGGGAGCGGCCAAGGGAGCGAGCCTGTCAGCCGCTCACCGAAACCCGGCGGGCTGCCCATCTTGAGGGTCCAAGGGAGGTGACGCGATGAAGGTACTGATGCGAGGTGTCCACCTGTCACTGACGGACGAGCTGAGGGACTACGCCAACCGGCATCTGGTGGATCCCCTCGTCAAGTTCATCGATGACGAGGCGACCGAGATCGAGATCGCCATGGTGGACATCAATGGACCCAAGGGCGGCGTGGACCAGGAGTGCCGGGTGACGGTGCGGATGCCGGGTTTCGCGGGCATGCACGTGACGGAGACGGCGGAGACCATGTTCCACGCCATCGACGCGGCGCGTGACACACTGGAGAAGATGATCACCCGGACGTTGGAGAAGCGCCGGGAGCAGAGCAGCCAGGGGCTTCCCCAGGACGTGCGCTTCTAGCGCGCGGACGGAGCCCGGACCCCTTGCCTGGTGTCCGGGCTCCCGGGCGGACCCTTCCCGGATTCTTGCTGGCCCCGAGTAGTGGACGCTATAAGCGGACACTTCACACCCCCCGGGCTAAAGGTCGGCGATGGTCCGCTTCAAGTTTTTCGTCTTCGCACTTCTGGTCCTCGGACTCGGGGTGGCGCATCTCCCGCTGGTCTCGGGAGCGCTGAGCGAGCGCGCCACCCAGGAGGCCGCGGCCCCCGCCACGGCGGCCATCGCCGAGGTCTCCCGCGCCTTCGACGCGCGCCGGCTCGCCGTGCAGGGCCTGGCGCTGAAGCTCGCGGCCAGCCCGGACGTGGCCACCGCCGTGCAGCCGCAGGTGGTGCCGCTGCCCAAGGGCAAGGGCGTCCGCGTCGTGGAGCCGCCCACGGGTGAGCGCTTCACCGGCCTGCGCGCCGCCGCCAAGGAGCTGGTGCCCGCGCCGCTCGCGGGCTCGCTCGTGCTCGCGCTGTCCACCGCCGAGGGCTCGCTGTACGCGCGCGCCGACGGGGAGCCCGTGTCGGACGACAAGCTCGACGTGCAGGCACTGCTGAAGGCGGGCAGCGAGGGCGTGCTGGTGGACGCGTTCGACGCGCCCCACGTCTTCTACTCCGTGCCGGTGCTGTGGAACGCCGAGGGCGGCCAGTCCCAGGTGGCCGTGACGCTGGTGGTGGGTGCGCCGCTGGTGGACGCCAAGGCGCTGGAGTCCGCGGCCCTGTCCTCCGGTGTCGCCGCGCTCGCTCTGGTGCAGGGGGACAAGGTGCTGGGCACCGCCGGCGCGCAGAAGGAGCTCGCCGCCGAGGGCATCAAGTTGCTGCGCAAGGGCCAGCACGGCCACGTGGTGCGCAGTGGCAGCGTGCGCGGGTGGCTCTCCCAGGTGCCGCAGGTGAAGCTGCCGATGTTCACCCGCTCCGATGACGTCAAGGGCGGCGATGCTCCGCTCGCGGTGGGCTCGCGCCGGGCGCTCGAGGGAGGCCTCGAGCTCGTGGCCGTCTGCAGCGTGCTGCCCTTCATGACGGCGCTGGCGGACTACCAGCAGATGGCCCTCTTCGGGCTGCTGTGCCTGCTGGGCTTCTCGCTGGTGTGGTTGCTGGTGATGGGCTCGGGCCGCGCCGCCGCCCCGGCCGATGCCGCCGCCAAGGAGAAGAAGGACAAGAAGAAGAAGGGCAAGAAGGGCCAGGAGGAGAGCGAGGCCCCGGTGCCCGCCCAGGCCGCGTCGCCGCTCCCCGTGGCGCCCGTCCAGGAGCCGCCCGTGCCCGGCCCGGACGACTTCCCCTTCCCGGCCCGCGCCACCCCGGCCGCTTCGGAGGGAGATGCCTTCCCGTTCCCCGCGCCGCCGGTTCCGGGTGTGGACTCGCACGCGGCTTCCGGTGGGGATGCGTTCCCGTTCCCCCCGCCGCCTCCGGTGGCGGATCCGTACGGCTCGCCCACGGTGCCGGGCAAGGATCCCTTCGCGCAGGCCGGCGCCGCGGATGCCTTCCCGTTCCCCACGGCGGACGCGGGCGCGGGCGTGGCCACGGCGGAGGCCCGGCGGGGCGCGTTCGCCTTCGAGGACCAGCCGACGGCGGCCTACACGCTGCAGCAGGCGGCGGATCCCTTCGCCGCGGCCGCCGCTCAGGCGAGCACTGCGCCGCTCTACGGCGAGGACTCTCCTCCCGAGACGACCCGCGTGGCCGCCATCCCGCAGGAGTTGCTGGCGCGCTCGGCGCGTCCCAACACGGCCGAGGTTCCCCTTGCGCCCAAGCGGCCGGGCCACCCCGGCATGGCCGCTCCGTCCACGGCGCCCACGCCCGTCATGGGCACGCCGATGGCGGGCATGATGATGCCGCCGCCTCCGCCTCCCACCGGCAGCGGCGCCATCGCCCTGGCCGAGGAGCAGCACTTCCAGGACGTCTTCCGCGAGTTCGTCGTGACGCGCGATCAGTGCGGTGAGCCCAACGACGGCCTCACGTACGACAAGTTCGTGTCCAAGCTGCGCAAGAACAAGGAGCAGCTCGTCCAGAAGTACGCGTGCAAGACGGTGCGCTTCCAGGTGTACGTGAAGGAGGGCAAGGCCGCCCTCAAGGCGACGCCCGTCAAGGACTGACGCGCCCGGCGCCGCACTGTTGTCTCCAGAGGGCTCCAGGTCTCCGGGACCTGGGGCCCTCTCGTTTTTCCTGGTAGCTGTGGCGGCTCGCTTTCCAGGAGGGACACATGAAGGTGGGCTTCGTCGGACTTGGCAACATGGGCCAGCCCATGGCGAGGAACCTGCGCGCCGCGGGGCATGAGCTCGCGGTCTACAACCGCACGCGCGAGAAGGCCGAGGCACTGCGCCAGCAGGGAGCGCGGGTCGCGGATTCACCCGCGGACGCGGCACGCGGGGCGGAGGTCGTCTTCTCCATGCTCTCGGACGACGCCGCGGTGGAGGCCGCCGTGCTCGGAGGCTCGGGCCTGCTGGCCGGGCTGGAGAAAGGGGCGCTCCACGTGTCCTCGAGCACCCTCTCGGTGGCGCTCTCGGAGCGGCTGGCCGAGGCGCATGCGAAGGCCGGGCAGCGGTACGTGGCGGCGCCGGTGTTCGGCAGACCCGAGGCAGCCGAGGCGAAGCAGCTCTGGGTGGTGGCCGCGGGCGCGAAGGCCGACGTGGAGCGGTGCCGGCCGCTGCTGGAGGCACTCGGACGCGGGCTCTCGGTGCTCGGCGAGCGGGCCTCGGCGGCGAACGTGGTGAAGCTGTCGGGCAACTTCCTGATTGCCTCGATGATCGAAGCGCTGGGCGAGGCCTTCGCGCTGGCGCGCAAGTCGGGCGTGGAGCCCCAGGTGTTCCTGGAGCTGTTCCAGTCGGTGTTCGCGCGCTCGCCCATCTTCGAGCGCTACGCGGTGCTGATCGCCAACGCGCAGTACGAGCCCGCGGGCTTCAAGCTGCGGCTGGGGCTCAAGGACCTGCGGCTGGTGCTGGAGGCCGCCGGGGCCGCGGAGGTGCCGATGCCCCTGGCCAGCCTCCTGCGCGACCACTCCCTGGGCGGCGTGGCCCAGGGCAGGGGAGACCTGGACTGGTCGGCGCTCGGGGCGCTGGCGGCGGAGCGGGCGGGCCTCGACGGGAAGTGAGGCCCCGCGCTCAGGTGGACTCGGGCTCGTCCTCCTCGGAGGGCGGCACGGGGGCCCCACCGGGGGCCGGACGCTTGCGCGCGCGGGGTGACAGCTCCGCGCCCACGCCCAGGACGAAGGTGTTGCCGGGCGTGGTGCTCGCGCCACCAAGCGTCTGCAGCATGCG
The sequence above is drawn from the Archangium gephyra genome and encodes:
- a CDS encoding DUF4398 domain-containing protein — encoded protein: MKRLLVLVAAAGAVAGCGPLRSTSNLLDAEVQIQAARTAGAEKLAPYEWTAANLYIRKAREEVGYSDFQAGVDFAEKAARFAAEARTKAMANANGEEATSPSPNP
- a CDS encoding HEAT repeat domain-containing protein: MRTLPACLLLALVLTPPALLAAPPSVQKRLERRSETQALVNDVLAGKLAVPTAISRLRILREEGYAAGLIIKDLPQVLEPRRLRDVTAVLAGLETRAAEPTLVDLAGHEDGAVRMYAVQGLGRVRSRRVDVMLPLLEDKSLGVRREAARALGATGNAQMGKPLLTAARAESDPQTRVMMLEAVGAAGDKKQAPALKAFLDDSSESTRFAAARGLCLLGAPEGFAFARKLLASEDKHVRRQGLALYEGVSAKQSSPALRPLLEDKDRTLAAGAARVLYQGGDKTMMSWLVLASWNAQGEEKLVYEKELETLHLADDERKALLRKAGVVK
- a CDS encoding N-acetylmuramoyl-L-alanine amidase-like domain-containing protein, with translation MKAFALVSALLAQTPATAPAAPAGPGAPARNTLKEPTVVWASLSPQERASFITGDAGLPLKERLLRVSERFLGTPYVHSPLGEGSGVDPDPTFRLDAVDCLTFVEQALAMSLATAEPEVPGWLERLRYASTPTYEDRNHLMEAQWLPNNQRKGFLADVTRRYGGEDTVKVQKTLTAVTWTSRSSLALGLPRTRQPRGTYSLDMIPLERVMAHARQVPSGTILVVLREDLPLKATRVTHLGFVVQKGKRTWLRHARRGLDGNGRVVDEDLETFLARNAKYDKWKVSGVSLYEPRRPDAGGGELVRSP
- a CDS encoding response regulator → MGERIKVLLVEDDGDSRELLAELLEMDFDVVTAPDGLAGLRAFENDHPDVVVTDESLPGMCGTELAQEVKHRQPKAGVILVSGYTNVDAGCCDVVLRKPIDVERLSAAVGSLGEAARH
- the hpf gene encoding ribosome hibernation-promoting factor, HPF/YfiA family translates to MKVLMRGVHLSLTDELRDYANRHLVDPLVKFIDDEATEIEIAMVDINGPKGGVDQECRVTVRMPGFAGMHVTETAETMFHAIDAARDTLEKMITRTLEKRREQSSQGLPQDVRF
- a CDS encoding MXAN_5187 family protein, producing MVRFKFFVFALLVLGLGVAHLPLVSGALSERATQEAAAPATAAIAEVSRAFDARRLAVQGLALKLAASPDVATAVQPQVVPLPKGKGVRVVEPPTGERFTGLRAAAKELVPAPLAGSLVLALSTAEGSLYARADGEPVSDDKLDVQALLKAGSEGVLVDAFDAPHVFYSVPVLWNAEGGQSQVAVTLVVGAPLVDAKALESAALSSGVAALALVQGDKVLGTAGAQKELAAEGIKLLRKGQHGHVVRSGSVRGWLSQVPQVKLPMFTRSDDVKGGDAPLAVGSRRALEGGLELVAVCSVLPFMTALADYQQMALFGLLCLLGFSLVWLLVMGSGRAAAPADAAAKEKKDKKKKGKKGQEESEAPVPAQAASPLPVAPVQEPPVPGPDDFPFPARATPAASEGDAFPFPAPPVPGVDSHAASGGDAFPFPPPPPVADPYGSPTVPGKDPFAQAGAADAFPFPTADAGAGVATAEARRGAFAFEDQPTAAYTLQQAADPFAAAAAQASTAPLYGEDSPPETTRVAAIPQELLARSARPNTAEVPLAPKRPGHPGMAAPSTAPTPVMGTPMAGMMMPPPPPPTGSGAIALAEEQHFQDVFREFVVTRDQCGEPNDGLTYDKFVSKLRKNKEQLVQKYACKTVRFQVYVKEGKAALKATPVKD
- a CDS encoding NAD(P)-dependent oxidoreductase, with translation MKVGFVGLGNMGQPMARNLRAAGHELAVYNRTREKAEALRQQGARVADSPADAARGAEVVFSMLSDDAAVEAAVLGGSGLLAGLEKGALHVSSSTLSVALSERLAEAHAKAGQRYVAAPVFGRPEAAEAKQLWVVAAGAKADVERCRPLLEALGRGLSVLGERASAANVVKLSGNFLIASMIEALGEAFALARKSGVEPQVFLELFQSVFARSPIFERYAVLIANAQYEPAGFKLRLGLKDLRLVLEAAGAAEVPMPLASLLRDHSLGGVAQGRGDLDWSALGALAAERAGLDGK